The genomic region GCACGGCGGCACCGGCCTTGGCCAGGACCTCGGCGTAGGCGGCGGCCGCGGCGTCCGGGTCGTCGCCGAAGCGGCCGTCACTGGGCTCGACCGCGTGCACGCGGGCCGCCTCGACCGGGATGTGGTCGAGCAGGGCGGCGCGGGCCTGGGTCTCGTTGCGGTCCGGATGGCCGGCCGGCAAGAACCTTTCGTCTCCCCAGTACATGTCCACCCGGCCCCAGTCCACCGCGTCCCTGGCGGCCAGCTGGCGCACCTGCTCCAGCACCGCGTTGCCGGTGCGGCCGCCGGTGAGCACCAGCGAGGCCGAGCCGCGCGCCGACTGGGCGTCCACCAGCGCCGTGACCAGGCGCGCGGCGGCCGCGGCGGCGAGCAGTTCCTGGTTGGCGTGCACCACTACCTGCGGTCGGCTCATGGTCATCCATCCTGCCCTATCGGCCTACGGAGTGAGCCCGTAGGGGACCGGGGTCGCGGATCATCCCCGGGGTGGCAGACGGGGACCCGGCTGGTGCGCGAGCGTCGGTGCGGTCATCGTCACCACGAGGAAGGGGGACTCGATGCGGTCGACCACCCGAGCGCTGGGCGTGCTGCTGACCGGCTCGGCGCTGCTGCTGTCCACCGGCACGGCGGGCGCGCGGCCCGGCCCGGAGCATCGCCTGGGCGCCATGCCCTGAGGACAAGACCGTCGAGTGCGGTGCGCTGCGGCTGCCGGTCGACTGGGCCGAGCCCGGCGGCGCGAAGTTCGATCTCGCGGTAGCCCGGCGGAAGGCGCTGGACCCGGCGCGGCGGATCGGCGTGCTGGTGTTCAACCCCGGTGGCCCTGGCGGCTCGGGCGTCAGCTTCGCCCTGCGGGCCGACTCGACGTTCAGCCCGGAGGTGTTGCGGCGCTTCGACATCGTCGGGTTCGACCCGAGGGGCGTGGCGCGCAGCCATCCGGTGCGCTGCTCGGCGGAGTTGCTCCAGCGCCAGCCCTCGCGGTACCCGGGGACGCAGGCGGAGTTCGACCGGCTGGTCGCCTTCAACCGGGAGGTCCAGGCCGACTGCCGGGCGCGGACCGGGTCCGGGTGATGGTCCTGGACTCGGGCATGGACCACAGCCTGGGCGCGACTGCCGTCGCCGCCACCGAGGCCGCCGCGGCCGAGGACTCCTTCCACGAGTGGGTCCGCTGGTGCGAGCGCACCGCGAGCTGCGCCCTGCACGGCCGGAACCTGCTGCGGGAGTGGGACGACCTGCTGGCGCGGGCCGACCGGGGCGAGGTCAGGGACCCCGCCGACCCCGGCCGGTCGCTCACCTCGGCCGAGCTGACCGAGCGGGCTTTCATGCACCTGCGCGACCCGGCATGGGCGGAGCTGGCCGACTACGTCAGGGCGGGTGCGCTCGCTCACCGACCTGACCCGGATCACCGAGCTGACCCGCCGGATCGCGCCGCGCCTGCGGGGTTCCCTGGCCGGGCAGCTGGCGGTGACCGGCTGCCTCGGCGCGCCCCCGGCCACCAGCCCGCAGCGCGAGCCCCGGCTGACCACCGCGCCCAGGCTGTTGCTGGCGGGCTGCCCGCCGAGGGCGCGCGCTGCGCCGCGGCCGAGTGAGCGGCACCGACCAACGGCCGGTGCCGCCGCGCCCCCGCTGGACCTAGGCAGGAAGCACAGCCTGGACGAGGAGGGGACACCGTCATGCGAGGACGAGCCACCGTAGTGCTGACCGCGGCCGCGCTGCTGCTGGTCGGGCCGCAGAGCAGCGCCCTGCCCGAACGGACGACCGCGCCGAGCGGGGCTGAGGTCGAGGTCGCCGAAGCCGAGGGCCGACGGCCCGCTCCGGACGCCCGGAACGTGGTGCTGGCCGTGCACGGCGGCGCCGGCGGCGGCCTGGTGCGCAAGGACACCAAGCCCGAGGTGGAGAAGGCCTACCGGGACGGCCTGACCGCCGCGCTGCGGGCGGGGCAGAAAGTGTTGCAGGGCAAGGGAAGCAGCGTGGACGCGGTGGAGGCCGCGGTCAAGGTGCTGGAAGACGACCCGCTGTTCAACGCGGGCAAGGGCGCGGTGTTCACCGAGGACGCCGGGCACGAGCTGGACGCCTCGATCATGCGCGGCAAGGACCTGGCCGCGGGGGCGGTGGCCGGGGTGCGCAACGTGCGCAACCCGATCTCGGCGGCGCGGCTGGTGATGGACAAGAGCAAGCACGTGCTGCTCGCCGGTGAGGGCGCGGACGACTTCGCCGCCCGCAACGGCCTGCCCTCGGTCACCCAGGACTACTACTGGACCCAGGCCCGCTGGGACCAGCTGATGAAGGCCAAGAACCCGGCGACCAGGGACCTGGCCGACCCGCAGGCGCACGGCACGGTCGGCGCGGTCGCGCTGGACCGGTCCCGCGACCTGGCCGCGGCCACCTCCACCGGCGGCCTGACCAACAAGATGACCGGTCGTCTCGGGGACTCGCCGGTGATCGGCGCGGGCACCTACGCGCGCAACGACACCGCCGCGGTCAGCGCGACCGGGGCCGGTGAGGTGTTCATCAGGGGCGCGGCCGCGGGCACCATCTCGAACCTGGTCGAGTTCGGGCGGCGGTCACTGGCCGAGGCCGCCTTCGACGTGGTGGTCAAGCGGCTGCCCACGCTCGGCGGCCAGGGCGGGGTGATCGCGCTGAACCGGGCCGGGGAGTTCGACGCGCCGCACAGCACGCCGGGCATGCTGCACGGCTACCTGACCGCGGATGGCCGGGTCGTCACGAAGGTGTTCCTGGACGAGACCCCGGCCAACCGCTGAGGTCAGGTCAGGAACCGGAGCCCGGGGTCA from Crossiella sp. CA-258035 harbors:
- the pgl gene encoding 6-phosphogluconolactonase — protein: MSRPQVVVHANQELLAAAAAARLVTALVDAQSARGSASLVLTGGRTGNAVLEQVRQLAARDAVDWGRVDMYWGDERFLPAGHPDRNETQARAALLDHIPVEAARVHAVEPSDGRFGDDPDAAAAAYAEVLAKAGAAVPAFDVCLLGVGEEGHTASIFPDSPAVHETERTVVAVRDCPKPPPTRVSLTLPAIRAAREVWLMTTGEAKADPVAQALTGVSEVDIPAAGARGAERTLWLLDRTAAARVPA
- a CDS encoding alpha/beta fold hydrolase produces the protein MLVFNPGGPGGSGVSFALRADSTFSPEVLRRFDIVGFDPRGVARSHPVRCSAELLQRQPSRYPGTQAEFDRLVAFNREVQADCRARTGSG
- a CDS encoding isoaspartyl peptidase/L-asparaginase, whose product is MRGRATVVLTAAALLLVGPQSSALPERTTAPSGAEVEVAEAEGRRPAPDARNVVLAVHGGAGGGLVRKDTKPEVEKAYRDGLTAALRAGQKVLQGKGSSVDAVEAAVKVLEDDPLFNAGKGAVFTEDAGHELDASIMRGKDLAAGAVAGVRNVRNPISAARLVMDKSKHVLLAGEGADDFAARNGLPSVTQDYYWTQARWDQLMKAKNPATRDLADPQAHGTVGAVALDRSRDLAAATSTGGLTNKMTGRLGDSPVIGAGTYARNDTAAVSATGAGEVFIRGAAAGTISNLVEFGRRSLAEAAFDVVVKRLPTLGGQGGVIALNRAGEFDAPHSTPGMLHGYLTADGRVVTKVFLDETPANR